From one Conyzicola nivalis genomic stretch:
- a CDS encoding alpha/beta fold hydrolase, with protein MECRIGDVVVNYAEHGEGMPLVALHGAGVDHREIEAAVEAVLPRVGLRRIYPDLPGMGGTTADGIDSNDDVVALLAGFVDRIAGEPALLLGHSYGAYVARGVAAQHPEAVTGLALLCPIADGAEQVPVHRVVREEPGTYDELDAGQRADFDEYFVARTPAGARRYRDSVAPGVAAVDEAALGRIFAGWAVNVDGPVFDRPTLIVAGRSDSTAGHVHATGLLESYPRATLAVVADAGHALMHERPDLLAALLSDWCDAVAREHNR; from the coding sequence ATGGAGTGCCGCATCGGCGACGTGGTCGTGAATTACGCGGAACACGGCGAAGGGATGCCCCTCGTCGCGTTGCACGGTGCCGGAGTCGACCACCGCGAGATCGAAGCCGCCGTCGAGGCCGTGCTGCCACGAGTCGGGCTCCGCCGCATCTACCCGGACCTGCCGGGCATGGGCGGCACCACGGCCGACGGCATCGACAGCAACGACGACGTGGTCGCGCTGCTCGCCGGGTTCGTAGACCGCATCGCGGGCGAGCCCGCCCTGCTGCTCGGGCACTCGTACGGGGCTTATGTTGCCCGCGGCGTGGCCGCACAGCACCCCGAAGCGGTGACGGGCCTCGCCCTGCTCTGCCCCATCGCCGACGGGGCAGAGCAGGTTCCCGTCCACCGAGTGGTCCGCGAGGAGCCCGGTACTTACGACGAACTCGACGCCGGACAGCGGGCGGACTTCGACGAGTACTTCGTGGCACGAACCCCGGCGGGCGCCCGCCGCTACCGCGACAGCGTCGCGCCAGGGGTCGCCGCCGTCGACGAAGCCGCCCTCGGGCGCATTTTTGCGGGCTGGGCCGTCAACGTCGACGGCCCCGTGTTCGACCGCCCCACCCTGATCGTGGCGGGACGCAGCGACTCGACGGCCGGTCACGTCCACGCGACCGGCCTCCTCGAGAGCTACCCGCGGGCGACATTGGCGGTCGTCGCCGATGCCGGACACGCCCTCATGCACGAACGACCCGACCTGCTGGCGGCCCTGCTTTCGGACTGGTGCGACGCGGTCGCCCGCGAGCACAATCGTTAG
- a CDS encoding TFIIB-type zinc ribbon-containing protein: MKCPNDSATLVMSERSGVEIDYCPECRGVWLDRGELDKIIDRAESEFTKSAPVAPTVAPRAPQYGDRDRDRYNDRERGYDNGYRPKKKENWLGELFG, encoded by the coding sequence ATGAAGTGTCCGAACGATTCAGCCACGCTCGTCATGAGCGAACGCAGCGGCGTCGAAATCGACTACTGCCCCGAATGCCGGGGCGTGTGGCTCGACCGCGGTGAGCTCGACAAGATCATCGACCGCGCGGAGAGCGAGTTCACCAAGTCCGCCCCGGTCGCACCGACCGTGGCCCCGCGCGCGCCGCAGTACGGCGACCGCGACCGCGATCGCTACAACGACCGCGAGCGCGGCTACGACAACGGCTACCGTCCGAAGAAGAAAGAGAACTGGCTTGGCGAGCTCTTCGGCTAG
- the mtnN gene encoding 5'-methylthioadenosine/S-adenosylhomocysteine nucleosidase, which produces MNIARPSDSPEVSEIAAVVLVAMPDEEAPFLDRATTVGDPVTVGLAVHRYVEIAGRTVLLVRTGIGLVNAAGGATSAILESAPAHGETGALVISAGTAGGVGEWVRVGDVVIGTDYINIDADARAFGYVLGQVPRMPASYTASSAAIEAFARSGHLDDLSPSGVHFGLIASSYSFVTPERAVSIRAALPGTLATDMESVAIAQTSYVHGREFVSVRAVSDLCGPVAHTDFLTDVDDAAERSANAVVALLSQLPR; this is translated from the coding sequence ATGAATATCGCACGCCCGTCAGATTCCCCCGAGGTGAGCGAGATCGCCGCCGTCGTCCTCGTCGCCATGCCCGACGAGGAGGCCCCGTTCCTCGATCGCGCCACGACCGTCGGCGACCCGGTCACCGTCGGCCTGGCGGTCCACCGCTACGTCGAGATCGCGGGACGCACCGTGCTGCTCGTGCGCACGGGCATCGGCCTCGTCAACGCGGCCGGCGGCGCCACCTCTGCCATCCTCGAGTCCGCGCCAGCTCACGGTGAGACCGGCGCGCTCGTGATCAGCGCCGGAACGGCCGGCGGTGTCGGCGAGTGGGTTCGAGTCGGCGACGTGGTGATCGGCACCGACTACATCAACATCGACGCGGACGCCCGGGCTTTCGGCTACGTCCTCGGCCAGGTACCGCGGATGCCCGCGTCGTACACCGCCAGCAGCGCCGCCATCGAGGCGTTTGCGCGAAGCGGCCACCTCGACGACCTCTCGCCATCCGGTGTGCACTTCGGACTCATCGCCTCGAGCTACTCGTTCGTCACGCCCGAGCGCGCTGTGTCGATCCGGGCCGCGCTGCCCGGAACGCTCGCCACCGACATGGAATCGGTCGCGATCGCCCAGACCTCGTACGTACACGGGCGCGAGTTCGTTTCGGTGCGCGCCGTGTCCGACCTGTGCGGACCGGTCGCGCACACCGACTTTCTCACCGATGTGGATGACGCGGCGGAACGCTCTGCGAACGCGGTCGTCGCCCTGCTGAGCCAACTGCCCCGCTGA
- a CDS encoding VOC family protein, giving the protein MKLHTVSIFVDDQQRAVEFYTGRLGFAVSADIPMGEHRWLTIVDPERPDGTQLSLEPKDHPAVGPFTEALATDGIPFCVLGVDDVQAEYDRLTALGETFTQPPTAMGPVIIATLDDTCGNLLQLAQFTG; this is encoded by the coding sequence GTGAAACTCCACACCGTCAGCATCTTCGTCGACGACCAGCAGCGTGCCGTCGAGTTCTACACCGGTCGACTCGGTTTCGCCGTCTCCGCCGACATCCCGATGGGCGAACACCGTTGGCTCACGATCGTCGACCCCGAACGGCCAGACGGAACCCAGCTCTCGCTCGAACCGAAGGACCACCCCGCCGTCGGCCCTTTCACCGAGGCCCTCGCCACCGACGGCATTCCGTTCTGCGTGCTCGGCGTCGATGATGTGCAGGCCGAGTACGACCGGCTGACCGCGCTCGGCGAGACCTTCACTCAGCCGCCGACGGCGATGGGCCCGGTGATCATCGCGACCCTCGACGACACCTGCGGCAATCTGCTGCAGCTCGCGCAGTTCACCGGCTGA
- a CDS encoding class I SAM-dependent methyltransferase — translation MAIEASRAAYSRRATEYIEILGSMDSVHPSDLQIVSTWANTVEGDLIDAGCGPGHWTNFLATQGLTARGIDQVPEFIAHARRTFPTAEFASGSLDSLEADSGSVGGILAWYSLIHYEPSAIQTPLREFNRVLKPAGTLLIGFFAGSVVDEFAHAVTPAYRWTVDAISSELEHAGFDVLESHVRRTANQRPQATLIARRARQSDG, via the coding sequence ATGGCCATCGAAGCAAGTCGCGCCGCATACTCTCGCAGGGCGACGGAGTACATAGAAATTTTGGGTTCGATGGATTCGGTTCATCCGTCCGATCTGCAGATCGTATCCACATGGGCTAACACCGTCGAAGGAGACCTCATCGATGCGGGGTGCGGTCCGGGACATTGGACGAACTTCCTGGCCACGCAGGGCTTGACCGCTCGGGGCATCGATCAGGTACCCGAGTTCATCGCTCACGCCAGGCGCACCTTTCCCACAGCCGAGTTCGCCTCCGGAAGTCTCGATTCCCTCGAAGCGGATTCCGGTTCGGTCGGCGGGATTCTTGCGTGGTACTCGTTGATCCATTACGAGCCGAGCGCGATCCAGACTCCCTTGCGAGAGTTCAACCGCGTGCTCAAGCCAGCGGGCACGCTGCTCATCGGTTTCTTCGCGGGCTCGGTGGTCGATGAATTCGCTCACGCTGTGACGCCGGCATACCGGTGGACCGTCGACGCAATCAGCTCCGAACTGGAACACGCTGGCTTCGACGTTCTCGAGTCGCACGTGCGAAGAACCGCCAACCAGCGCCCCCAAGCGACGCTCATAGCCCGGCGCGCGCGGCAGAGCGACGGATGA
- a CDS encoding siderophore-interacting protein has protein sequence MTGGSGDRHDMTVRELRLAVETGEPALVAHLLHADVAMLTDDGGGAATSEPRTVRGAADVARALCHLLDPDAAETTEREVNGRSALVLRRGGEVAGVVSLRVDRDLVTTIWVVLGRDKLRHWNDQPD, from the coding sequence GTGACGGGTGGGTCGGGAGACCGGCACGACATGACGGTGCGCGAGTTGCGGTTGGCCGTCGAGACGGGGGAGCCGGCGTTGGTCGCACACCTGCTCCATGCGGATGTCGCGATGCTCACCGACGACGGAGGGGGCGCCGCGACATCCGAACCCCGCACAGTGCGTGGAGCGGCCGACGTCGCCCGCGCGCTCTGCCACCTGCTCGACCCGGACGCGGCCGAGACCACCGAGCGCGAGGTGAACGGGCGGTCGGCGCTCGTGCTGCGCCGCGGAGGCGAGGTCGCCGGCGTCGTCAGCCTGCGAGTCGACCGCGACCTTGTTACCACCATCTGGGTAGTCCTGGGCCGCGACAAGCTGCGGCACTGGAACGACCAGCCCGACTGA
- a CDS encoding ArsR/SmtB family transcription factor: MTDVYRALADETRRALLDELVQRDEQTLFELCSKLAMNHNLTPSRQAVSQHLDVLETAGLVRTERRGRYKFHTIDTAPLAEIAERWPRGKAQS; the protein is encoded by the coding sequence GTGACGGACGTCTACAGGGCACTTGCCGACGAGACGCGACGCGCGCTGCTCGACGAACTCGTTCAGCGCGACGAGCAGACGCTGTTCGAGCTGTGCTCCAAGTTGGCGATGAACCACAACCTGACGCCGTCGCGCCAGGCGGTGTCGCAGCACCTCGACGTTCTCGAGACCGCCGGGCTGGTTCGCACCGAACGGCGCGGCCGCTACAAGTTCCACACCATCGACACCGCCCCGCTCGCGGAGATCGCCGAGCGGTGGCCCCGAGGAAAGGCGCAATCGTGA
- a CDS encoding SDR family oxidoreductase — protein MKIVVIGGTGLVGSKTIAKLTEHGHAAVSASPNSGVNTLTGEGLADVLTGAQVVIDVSNSPSFEERAVMDFFTTSTTNLLAAEKAAGVTHHVALSVVGTDRLPESAYFRAKVAQENLIKQSGLPYSIVHATQFFEFVMSIAEEATDGDIVRLSHARIQPIAADDVATAVARTAVGAPLNGTLEIAGPTQFGLDELVRTGLALRGDTREVVVDPGAPYFGAVLDERTLVPGADATVFQTTYEEWVATSAA, from the coding sequence ATGAAGATCGTAGTTATCGGCGGCACAGGACTTGTCGGTTCGAAAACCATCGCCAAGCTCACGGAGCACGGCCACGCAGCGGTTTCGGCTTCGCCGAACTCCGGCGTGAACACCCTCACCGGCGAGGGTCTCGCCGACGTGCTCACCGGTGCCCAGGTCGTCATCGACGTCTCCAACTCGCCGTCGTTCGAGGAGCGGGCAGTTATGGACTTCTTCACCACCTCGACGACCAATCTGCTCGCCGCCGAGAAGGCCGCCGGCGTGACTCACCACGTCGCGCTGTCGGTCGTCGGCACCGACCGGCTGCCCGAGAGCGCCTACTTCCGCGCCAAGGTCGCGCAGGAGAACCTGATCAAGCAGTCCGGCCTGCCGTACTCGATCGTTCACGCCACCCAGTTCTTCGAGTTCGTGATGAGTATCGCCGAGGAAGCGACCGACGGCGACATCGTTCGTCTCTCGCACGCCCGCATCCAGCCGATCGCCGCGGACGACGTGGCGACCGCGGTCGCCCGCACCGCCGTCGGCGCACCGCTGAACGGCACGCTCGAGATCGCCGGACCGACGCAGTTCGGCCTCGACGAACTGGTCCGCACGGGTCTCGCTCTTCGCGGGGACACCCGCGAGGTCGTCGTCGACCCCGGCGCGCCCTACTTCGGCGCCGTGCTCGACGAGCGAACGCTCGTGCCCGGCGCCGACGCGACGGTCTTCCAGACCACGTACGAGGAGTGGGTGGCGACTAGCGCTGCCTAG
- a CDS encoding DUF1232 domain-containing protein, producing the protein MGRNRKVISAVLVAAAALVYGMSPIDVIPELLTGPLGLTDDFAVLLGAGVAVWKLLGGREPRAGDATPPPSR; encoded by the coding sequence ATGGGACGCAATCGCAAGGTAATCTCCGCCGTACTGGTCGCCGCCGCCGCACTCGTCTACGGCATGTCCCCGATCGACGTCATCCCCGAGCTGCTGACCGGCCCGCTGGGACTCACCGACGACTTCGCCGTGCTGCTCGGAGCCGGCGTCGCCGTCTGGAAGCTGCTCGGCGGACGCGAGCCGCGCGCCGGGGATGCCACGCCTCCGCCCTCCCGGTAA
- a CDS encoding DUF4188 domain-containing protein — MSQVQTGRMTHRYDGELVVFLIGMRFNRPWRVNKWLPAFLAMPRMLAELSKDPDSGLMGFRLSFSGDGPLIVQYWNSREKLYDYASAPSAEHRPAWTAFNQRARKAAGAVGIWHETYQVDRAETMYVGMPAIGLARATQAVPVGKRADRAAQRMAEGRTRQSDG, encoded by the coding sequence ATGTCACAGGTTCAGACCGGGCGCATGACGCACCGCTACGACGGCGAGCTGGTGGTCTTCCTCATCGGGATGCGATTCAACCGGCCCTGGCGGGTCAACAAGTGGCTGCCCGCCTTCCTCGCGATGCCGCGCATGCTGGCCGAGCTATCGAAAGACCCGGACTCGGGTCTTATGGGCTTCCGCCTCAGCTTCAGTGGCGACGGGCCCCTCATCGTGCAGTACTGGAACTCGCGCGAGAAGCTCTACGACTACGCGAGCGCGCCCTCCGCCGAGCACCGCCCGGCCTGGACGGCCTTCAACCAGCGCGCCCGCAAGGCGGCGGGCGCGGTCGGCATCTGGCACGAGACCTACCAGGTCGACCGCGCCGAAACGATGTACGTCGGCATGCCCGCGATCGGCTTGGCCCGCGCGACGCAGGCCGTGCCGGTGGGCAAGCGGGCGGACCGGGCCGCACAGCGGATGGCCGAGGGGCGCACGCGGCAGAGCGACGGATAG
- a CDS encoding SDR family oxidoreductase produces MKVVVVGGTGLIGARVVRIIAGHGHPVVAAARATGVNSFTGEGLEDALSGANVVVDVSNSSYTDEEGAREFFETSTLNLLTYGAAAGVGHHVALSVVGTDRLAASERGYFRAKFEQEQLIKAANTPFTIVHATQFFEFLGSIADEATHGAHVRLSRAMVQPMAADDVASAVANVAIGAPENGIVEFAGPDVFTLDDLVARRLEAQRDSRSVVADPLARYFGNNLGEDELLPGAGVVITPTRFEDWLKGPAMRQHLITTEG; encoded by the coding sequence ATGAAGGTCGTCGTTGTCGGGGGCACCGGACTCATCGGAGCCCGGGTCGTCCGGATAATCGCGGGGCACGGCCACCCGGTCGTCGCGGCCGCTCGCGCCACGGGAGTCAACTCGTTCACCGGTGAGGGGCTCGAAGACGCGCTGTCCGGCGCGAACGTCGTCGTCGACGTGTCGAACTCGTCGTACACCGACGAGGAGGGCGCACGTGAGTTCTTCGAAACCTCGACGCTGAACCTGCTCACGTACGGCGCGGCCGCCGGTGTCGGCCACCACGTCGCGCTGTCCGTCGTGGGCACCGACAGGCTCGCGGCATCGGAACGCGGATACTTCCGCGCAAAGTTCGAACAGGAGCAGTTGATCAAGGCGGCGAACACCCCGTTCACGATCGTGCACGCCACCCAGTTCTTCGAGTTCCTGGGCAGCATCGCCGACGAAGCCACCCACGGCGCGCATGTGCGCCTGTCGAGGGCGATGGTGCAGCCGATGGCGGCCGACGACGTGGCCTCGGCCGTCGCGAACGTGGCGATCGGGGCTCCCGAGAACGGCATCGTCGAGTTCGCCGGTCCTGACGTGTTCACCCTCGACGACCTCGTGGCGCGCAGACTCGAGGCGCAGCGCGATAGCCGAAGTGTCGTCGCCGACCCGCTCGCGCGGTACTTCGGCAATAACCTCGGCGAAGACGAACTGCTTCCGGGTGCCGGTGTCGTCATCACGCCCACCCGGTTCGAAGACTGGTTGAAGGGCCCCGCGATGCGGCAGCATCTGATCACGACGGAGGGATGA
- a CDS encoding MerR family transcriptional regulator, with amino-acid sequence MRISQLAAATEVPVATIKYYLREGLLHDGRLTSPTQARYDETHVRRLRLIRALVGGAGLSISAVRELLDGVDSPPESGHDLLGVAHHALAKPVAQATDTSAVDAMLERWGWGTDGCDDVGKAAVAEALEGVRSAGFDLPEGVLETYAAAMHEVADAEIAGVPTDSAESAVRYVVLGTVLVEPLLLALRRLAQQSASYQRFGPRPLG; translated from the coding sequence GTGCGAATATCCCAACTCGCGGCCGCGACCGAGGTGCCCGTCGCCACGATCAAGTACTACCTGCGCGAGGGTCTGCTGCACGACGGCCGGCTCACCTCGCCCACCCAGGCCCGCTATGACGAGACGCACGTCCGCCGGCTGCGCCTCATCCGCGCCCTCGTCGGCGGCGCGGGTCTGAGCATCTCCGCCGTGCGCGAGCTGCTCGACGGGGTCGATTCGCCGCCCGAGTCCGGCCACGATCTGCTCGGCGTCGCACACCACGCCTTGGCGAAACCTGTCGCGCAGGCCACGGACACGAGCGCGGTAGACGCGATGCTCGAGCGGTGGGGATGGGGAACAGACGGATGCGACGACGTCGGCAAGGCGGCGGTGGCGGAAGCACTCGAGGGGGTGCGGTCCGCGGGTTTCGACCTGCCCGAGGGGGTGCTGGAGACGTACGCGGCCGCCATGCACGAGGTGGCCGACGCCGAGATCGCGGGCGTGCCGACGGACTCCGCCGAGTCGGCCGTGCGCTACGTCGTGCTCGGCACCGTTCTCGTCGAGCCGCTGCTGCTCGCGCTTCGACGCCTCGCCCAGCAGAGCGCCTCGTATCAGCGCTTCGGGCCGCGGCCGCTCGGGTGA
- a CDS encoding sigma factor, whose protein sequence is MHDTDAGGGLELAMSTFTTVRPRLFGIAYRMLGSVSEAEDIVQDTWLRWQSTDRTVVENPPAFLATITTRLAMNLAQSARSRHETYIGPWLPDPIDTTADPELGAERGEALEYAVLLLLEKLTPAERASYVLREAFDYPYELIADIVQSTVPGARKLVSRARQHLAAERRRPAPRPEHRRLLSAFLTAAQSGDVAVLERLFAADVVSYSDGGGVKLAARIPVIGRERVARFVAAFSSHFWTGVDLRWVEANGRPSVELSRDGVPFTIVAATTSESGIEQLLWLMNPAKLRPMAEAAS, encoded by the coding sequence GTGCACGATACCGACGCGGGCGGTGGCCTCGAGCTGGCGATGTCGACCTTCACGACGGTTCGTCCGCGCCTCTTCGGCATCGCCTACCGCATGCTCGGCAGCGTCTCGGAGGCCGAGGATATCGTGCAGGACACCTGGCTGCGTTGGCAGTCCACCGACAGAACCGTCGTCGAGAATCCTCCGGCATTCCTCGCAACGATCACCACGCGGCTCGCGATGAACCTCGCCCAGTCCGCCCGTTCCCGTCACGAGACGTATATCGGCCCGTGGCTGCCCGACCCGATCGACACGACCGCCGATCCCGAGCTCGGAGCCGAACGCGGGGAGGCCCTCGAGTATGCCGTGCTCCTCCTGCTCGAGAAGCTGACTCCGGCGGAGCGCGCGTCGTACGTTCTGCGCGAGGCGTTCGACTACCCGTACGAGCTCATCGCCGACATCGTGCAATCCACCGTGCCGGGCGCCCGCAAACTGGTGAGCCGCGCGCGCCAGCATCTCGCGGCCGAGCGACGCCGGCCGGCTCCGAGACCCGAACACCGGCGGCTGCTCAGCGCGTTCCTCACCGCGGCGCAGTCCGGCGACGTGGCAGTGCTCGAGAGGCTGTTCGCGGCCGACGTGGTCAGCTATTCCGACGGCGGCGGGGTAAAGCTCGCCGCGCGCATCCCGGTCATCGGCCGCGAGCGCGTCGCCAGGTTCGTGGCCGCGTTCTCGTCGCACTTCTGGACGGGCGTCGACCTGCGCTGGGTCGAGGCCAACGGCCGGCCTTCGGTAGAGCTCTCGCGCGACGGTGTGCCGTTCACCATCGTCGCCGCGACGACCTCCGAATCGGGGATCGAGCAGTTGCTCTGGCTGATGAACCCCGCCAAGCTGCGGCCGATGGCCGAGGCGGCTTCGTGA
- a CDS encoding methyltransferase family protein encodes MLWGRIYFGVQAAAGAAWWIAVAVSPFVREVTLGGLDPVAVAAADIPLFVVGSALAASGVRPAVWVATGWTLVVAIALAVYATVTTEAGWGALVMATAAVASVLALCLVLTGRVPTAWLIAGPFSFRPALPRRIAAAHLVSTGAQIVVFWGFFLVVVPLVITSLENRWSVTLPFPSFVPVVGAVVLVLASGLGLWSGVTMSVVGNGTPLPAAMANRLVIAGPYRFIRNPMAVAGFLQGAAVGLLLSSWLVVAYGVLGAVLWNHAIRPHEEADLEKRFGDDFRRYRDTVRCWVPAISR; translated from the coding sequence ATGCTCTGGGGCCGCATCTACTTCGGGGTGCAGGCCGCCGCCGGCGCCGCGTGGTGGATCGCGGTGGCGGTCTCGCCGTTCGTTCGGGAGGTGACCCTCGGCGGCCTAGACCCGGTCGCGGTCGCGGCGGCCGATATCCCGCTGTTCGTCGTCGGTTCGGCGCTCGCGGCATCGGGCGTACGGCCGGCCGTCTGGGTCGCGACGGGGTGGACGCTCGTGGTCGCGATCGCGCTCGCCGTCTACGCCACGGTCACGACCGAGGCGGGATGGGGCGCGCTCGTGATGGCGACGGCCGCCGTCGCCTCCGTGCTCGCGCTGTGTCTCGTGCTCACCGGGCGGGTGCCCACCGCGTGGCTCATCGCCGGACCGTTCTCGTTTCGGCCCGCGCTGCCGCGCAGGATCGCCGCCGCGCACCTGGTTTCGACCGGCGCTCAGATAGTGGTGTTCTGGGGGTTCTTCCTCGTGGTCGTGCCGCTCGTGATCACGTCTCTCGAGAACCGCTGGTCGGTGACACTGCCATTTCCGTCCTTCGTGCCCGTCGTCGGCGCGGTCGTGCTCGTGCTCGCGAGCGGGCTGGGCCTCTGGTCGGGCGTCACGATGTCGGTCGTCGGCAACGGAACGCCGTTACCCGCGGCGATGGCGAACCGGCTCGTGATAGCCGGTCCCTACCGGTTCATCCGCAATCCCATGGCGGTCGCCGGCTTCCTGCAGGGCGCGGCCGTCGGACTCCTTCTCTCGTCGTGGCTGGTCGTCGCCTACGGTGTGCTCGGGGCCGTGCTCTGGAATCACGCCATCCGCCCGCACGAGGAGGCCGACCTCGAGAAGCGGTTCGGCGACGACTTCCGCCGCTACCGCGACACTGTGCGGTGCTGGGTTCCGGCTATCAGCCGGTGA